Genomic DNA from Roseofilum casamattae BLCC-M143:
ATTGGCATGGCCATACTCGATAAAAAAATGCGCTTCGTGCAAGTGAACGACATCTTAGCCACCGCCAACAGCAGCAGTATTGCCGACCATCTGAGAAAAACAATTAATGAGATTAATCCCCATCGTGCCAAAACCCTCGAACCAAAACTGCAGCAAGTCTTAGACACTGGAAAACCTTTATTGAACGTGGAAGTCTCTCTCGAAACTCCCCACCTATCCGGTCAGGTACGTCATTGGCTCGAAAACTACTTTCCTCTCACCACAAACCAAGGTCAATCTAAAGGTCTGGGGATGATTTGCATCGACATGACCGCCCGAAAACAAGCCGAGTACGCCCTACGCCACTCGGAGTCTCTCCTACTGGACAAAAACCAGGAATTGCAACAAACCTTATCCGACTTAAAACGCACCCAATCTCACTTAATCCAAGCCGAAAAAATGTCGTCTTTGGGACAAATGGTGGCCGGACTCGCTCATGAAATTAACAATCCAGTTAACTTTATTTACGGCAATCTCGCTCACGCACAAGAGTATATGAACGATCTAGTTGAGATCCTTAAACTCTATCAAGAATACTATCCCCAACCGCATTCCTCTATTGCGGAAACAGCCGAACAGAAAGATTTGGACTTTCTGCTGGAAGATTTACCCGAACTCTTGCATTCAATGACTGTGGGGGCAGAGCGGATTCAGGAAATCGTGAAATCAATGCGAACCTTTTCTCGCTTAGATGAATCGGCAGTGAAATCTGTCGATATCCATGAGGGCATTGAGAGTACTCTCCTGATTCTGCACAATCGGATGAAAGCTAAATCCGAGACTCCCGCAATTGAGGTCATCAAAGACTATGGAAAATTACCTAAAATTGAATGTTATGCCGGCCAGCTCAATCAAGTTGTCATGAATATTCTCAGTAATGCGATTGATGCGATTGACGAGCGCGTGTTAGACAAAATAAGCAATGTGCAAGAGGTCGGTCAAGGTTGGATCTCGATTCAAACTCAATTAGTTAATTCAGACTGGGTAGAAATTCGGATTCGCGATAATGGGATGGGAATTCCGGAACAGGTCAAACAACGGTTATTCGATCCGTTCTTTACCACGAAACCCGTGGGTAAGGGGACGGGCTTAGGATTATCGATTAGTTATCAAATTGTGGTGAAAAATCATCGCGGTAGAATGGAGTGTCAGTCGATTCCCGGTGAAGGAACTGAGTTTATTATTCAAATTCCGTGTCAGCAAAGTTAGTACGATTGGAGATAGAGCACTTGAGTTTACTCATCTAAAATCAATAATCTAAGATCGATCTAAACGGTACGCCAATATAGCAGGACATGCAGTAACGGCAATGGCTTATGCGTATTTATGGAAATCGTAAAATTAAAACCCTGGCGGGTTCAATAACTCGCCCCACTGCTTCGCGGGTGCGCGAAGCGGTGTTTAATATTTGGCAGAGTTCGATTGATGGCTGCCGTTGGTTAGATTTGTGTACTGGGAGTGGGGCGATGGGAGCCGAAGCTTTATGTCGCGGGGCCAGTTGGGTGGTTGGCATCGAGCAGTCGGCTCAAGCTTGTCTGTTGATTCGGGAGAACTGGGAACAAATGGCTTCGCCGGAGCGGTTTCAACTGTTGCGCGGGGATGTGCGGAAACGCCTGAAGCAGCTCGAGGGCGATCGCTTCGATCGCATTTATTTCGATCCTCCCTATGATAGCTCGTTGTACGCACCCGTGTTAATCGCGATCGCTAAACTGCAGTTGCTCGGCGAAACGGGAGAGGTGGCAGTCGAACATTCTCCAAAAGCTCCGCCTCCAGAAGACTTGAATGGTTTAGAAGTACTGCGTCAAAAAGCGTATGGTAAAACAGCCGTTACGTTTTATAGACAAACCATGGGGACGATCGGCGACAATTGAGTAAATAAGAATTAAGATAGTCCATGAGGGTTCAGACCCCTCATTCGTGCTTTTACTGAAATATCTATCGATATAGGTTACAGCTTAATTGTAGGGAGAAACTCATGACACCAGTAGAGGGGAAGATTCCATTAAGATTACAGGGATACCAGAGAATGGAGCCTCAACCTTATCGATCCGCTCGAGGATCGCGACCTCGAGTCAGTCAGAAGAAAGCTTCTGGCCGAGATTCTCATTGGAATGACCATTTCCACCCATGGCAGGTTCCCACCCCAATCAATTCGACTCTCTTGAACGACTTAACCTCAATGCCAGCAATCCCTCGTTCTCCTCTCAGTTCCAGCAACTCTGAGAGAGGGGCGAGCAGCGATCGGGAAAATGGAGTTCGGTTAGATCTAGAAACCTTGCAAGGCTTTGAAGCGGTTAGCGATCGCTTCCAAGATAGGGGCATACGATTTCGGAACGCCATCGCCCTGCAACCGTCAAATCCGGCTTACCCGCCCAAATTAGGAACAATGGTAGCGATTCCCGGCCCGAAAAGTGGTTGGATGGAAATTTGGTTAACTCAGCCTGCTCGTACCGTTAGCTGCTATGTCACCAGTTCTCGTCGGCTCGCCTTAACCGCCTTTAATGATGGAGACGAAGAAGTCGCCAGCACGGAACTGCCGGAGGCAAACTTAGCAGACTCCAATTCCAAGCTTCCTCCCAACATTCGCCTGATCCTACAGGCGAAAACTGCTGAAATCTATCGAATTAATTTCTCGGCTTTTGACGGACAATTTAGCGTTGATGACTTTTATTTTCAATTTGCTTAAAGAATAGGGAACATTCGGCTGCGATTCAGATTCAGGGTAGGATCGGTTATGATGTAGATCGAGTAGGAGTAGTGAGGTAAATGGTATTGAGGAAATCATTAGTTCAATGGGGAACTCGCTTGGGTTTAATAGGAACTCTTTTGTTCAGTCCGGCGATCGGTTTAAGCATCAGACCTTTACCAGCGCTTGCCATTCCGGAAGCGGATGTGATTGAAAAGCTTTCAACCGTCCCCGTATATACGATTGTTGAAGTGGTTGATGAGAACGCACAACAGTCTGAAATACGGCTGCTCACGTCTCCCGTACCGCGCGATCGCCAGAGTCCGGATGATGGCAATGTCCTGCTCACTCCCGTCTTTATCCATCAAGAAGATGCGGAAGCCTTTATTAAACGGGAAGATGTTATCCCAGAAAATAGTAACGTTAAAGTCATTCCCTCTCCATTAAGCAAGCTCTACGAATTACAGAAAAAACATCGCAACGATCCCGAACCGCTAGTCTTCGATCTGGTTCCGACGAAAACGCAAGTAACGCAAGCAATTTCTTTATTGCGAGAGCAAGGGAACGAAGAGAGAGCCAAT
This window encodes:
- a CDS encoding Tic22 family protein, with the protein product MVLRKSLVQWGTRLGLIGTLLFSPAIGLSIRPLPALAIPEADVIEKLSTVPVYTIVEVVDENAQQSEIRLLTSPVPRDRQSPDDGNVLLTPVFIHQEDAEAFIKREDVIPENSNVKVIPSPLSKLYELQKKHRNDPEPLVFDLVPTKTQVTQAISLLREQGNEERANQFNGVPLFIAKFEKDEQEGYLTLENGDRKAVLAFFDYQDFETFAQESTQNAEEPKPRVFAEVVPLEYLINLLLSENEPLLESIEFVPTPESRNLIRQSIQERQSGQ
- the rsmD gene encoding 16S rRNA (guanine(966)-N(2))-methyltransferase RsmD, which encodes MRIYGNRKIKTLAGSITRPTASRVREAVFNIWQSSIDGCRWLDLCTGSGAMGAEALCRGASWVVGIEQSAQACLLIRENWEQMASPERFQLLRGDVRKRLKQLEGDRFDRIYFDPPYDSSLYAPVLIAIAKLQLLGETGEVAVEHSPKAPPPEDLNGLEVLRQKAYGKTAVTFYRQTMGTIGDN
- a CDS encoding PAS domain S-box protein, with the translated sequence MKSSHHYKSPLRSPNLVSTEERSFDPWFDLAPVGTIEWRLDGQILRSNTRFSQLLGYQPEELQGRSLMDIIHPDDLESDRDSLDRLLSGELETFIQEKRCLHRNGSMTWVNLAVSSIQGPTVAEPTFLGMVTDSSERKATLDERRKTQRVLKESERRFRAIFNSSFGFITLLSPEGAILEANHTILEFAGIQLSDAIDQYLWNAPWWPQSPAHREQLKAKVAEAAKGNTLRSTVEFVSTNQQTVTIDFSLKPVLDSCSKVVMLIAEGRDISDRQALEQELIWRDQLWNAFFSTAPIGMAILDKKMRFVQVNDILATANSSSIADHLRKTINEINPHRAKTLEPKLQQVLDTGKPLLNVEVSLETPHLSGQVRHWLENYFPLTTNQGQSKGLGMICIDMTARKQAEYALRHSESLLLDKNQELQQTLSDLKRTQSHLIQAEKMSSLGQMVAGLAHEINNPVNFIYGNLAHAQEYMNDLVEILKLYQEYYPQPHSSIAETAEQKDLDFLLEDLPELLHSMTVGAERIQEIVKSMRTFSRLDESAVKSVDIHEGIESTLLILHNRMKAKSETPAIEVIKDYGKLPKIECYAGQLNQVVMNILSNAIDAIDERVLDKISNVQEVGQGWISIQTQLVNSDWVEIRIRDNGMGIPEQVKQRLFDPFFTTKPVGKGTGLGLSISYQIVVKNHRGRMECQSIPGEGTEFIIQIPCQQS